Below is a genomic region from Ammonifex degensii KC4.
GGTGAAAATACCTGCCGGTCCCGCTCCTACTATCAGAACGTCGTAATCCCGGTAAGCCAAGTCCTTCCCCCTCGAGCCCTATGATAGTTAGAAGTCGAAGTCTTTGGCCAGAGTTACGAAACAGGTATATTCTCTCAAGAAGGCCAGCTCCGCCGTGCCCGTAGGGCCGTTGCGTTGCTTGGCCACGATGATCTCCGCCACCCCTGGCTTATCCGTGTCGGGCCGGTAGTAGTCCTCCCGGTAGATGAACATGACCACGTCCGCGTCCTGCTCCAGGCTCCCGCTCTCCCGCAGGTCGGAAAGCTGCGGGCGCTTGTCCTGCCGCGTCTCTGGAGCGCGGCTGAGCTGCGACAGGGCCAGAACCGGGCAGTTGAGTTCCTTGGCCAGGTGCTTCAAGCTGCGAGAGACAAAAGCTATCTCCTGCTGGCGGTTCTCCATCCGCCGAGGAGGCTGGACGAGCTGCAGGTAGTCCACCACTATGAGCCCCAGGCTCCCCGCCTGGGCCTTGAGCCTCCGCGCCCGCGCCCGCAAATCCCGCACTGAGAGGCCGGGCGTGTCGTCGATGTAAAGTGGCAAGGGGGCCAGACGTGCCGCCGCCTGGGAAAGTTTTACCCAATCTTCGTCAGTAAGCTCCGCCGTCCGCACCCGCCGGTGGTCTACCCGCGCCTCCGCCGCCAGGAGCCGCTGAATAAGCTGTTCCCGCGACATCTCCAGGCTGAAAAAGCCCACCGGCAAAGCTACCTCCCGCGCCACGTTGAGGCTTATGGAAAGGGCCAAGCTGGTCTTGCCCATGCCGGGACGAGAGGCCAGGATGATTAGGTCCTGCGGCCAGAGTCCTGAAAGCAGGCCGTCGAGTTCTTCAAAGCCGGTGGGCAGGCCCAGTTTCTTGCCCCGGTAGCGGTAGGACTCTTCCAGGTGGTGTAGTACCGCCTCCAGTACCTCGCTCAAGGCCACGAAGGAAGACTCGACCTCGCTTGCCGAAAGCTCGGAAAGCCAGCGCTCCGCCTCCGAGAGAAGCTGCCGGGCATCGCCTGCCTCCTCCAGCCCCAGGTCCCGGATGCGGGTAGCTACCTCCACCAGGCTGCGCAGAAGCGCCTTATCTCTTACGAGCTTGGCGTAGTGTTCCGCGTGTGCCGCCGTAGGCACTACGTCCACGAGGCTCGCTACGTACGCCGCCCCGCCCGCCTTCTCCAGCTTTCCTTCCCGCCGTAAGTGTTCGGTGACCGTGATGAGGTCGATGGGCAAGCCCTGGTCCTCAAGTTCAAGCATGGCCTCGTATATGGCCCGGTGTGCCTCTTCGTAAAAGTCTTCCGGCCGAACAAGCCCCTCCACCCGTGCTAACTGATCCGGGTCGAGGAAGATGGAGCCCAGAAGCGCCTGCTCTGCTGAGACGTTCTGGGGGAGTTGAGCCAAAAGACCTCACCACCTCACGCAGGTACCACCTCTACTTTGACCTTTCCCACCACGCCGGCGGCCAGCCGGACCTCCACCGTGTAAGTCCCTATTTCCTTGATGGGGCTTTCCAGCATCACCTGCTTCTTGTCGATCTCCGTTCCCAACTCCTGGGCTATGGCGGCCGCTATTTCTTTGGCGGTCACCGCACCGAAGAGCTTTCCTCCCTCACCGGCCCGGACCTTGAGGGTGAGAGTGGTAGCGGAAAGCTGGTCGGCCAGTTTCTTTGCCGCCTCCAGCTTGGCTGCCTCTGCCTTTGCTTTCTGCTCTGCCCGGCGCTTGAGCTCCGCCATCTTCTTCTCGTCGGCCGGCTCCGCCAGGCGCCGAGGAATGAGGTAGTTGCGGGCGTAGCCCTCGGCTACGTTTACCACTTCGCCGGCCTTGCCCAGCGAAGGAACGTCCTTTAGGAGGATTACCCGCATCGGAGCAAACTTCCCTCCCCTCCAGAAAAAAAGCGGGGTGCTTCCTCACCCCGTCTGATCCTCCCGGAGACCAGCACCTTTCCTTG
It encodes:
- the rplI gene encoding 50S ribosomal protein L9, with product MRVILLKDVPSLGKAGEVVNVAEGYARNYLIPRRLAEPADEKKMAELKRRAEQKAKAEAAKLEAAKKLADQLSATTLTLKVRAGEGGKLFGAVTAKEIAAAIAQELGTEIDKKQVMLESPIKEIGTYTVEVRLAAGVVGKVKVEVVPA
- the dnaB gene encoding replicative DNA helicase, yielding MAQLPQNVSAEQALLGSIFLDPDQLARVEGLVRPEDFYEEAHRAIYEAMLELEDQGLPIDLITVTEHLRREGKLEKAGGAAYVASLVDVVPTAAHAEHYAKLVRDKALLRSLVEVATRIRDLGLEEAGDARQLLSEAERWLSELSASEVESSFVALSEVLEAVLHHLEESYRYRGKKLGLPTGFEELDGLLSGLWPQDLIILASRPGMGKTSLALSISLNVAREVALPVGFFSLEMSREQLIQRLLAAEARVDHRRVRTAELTDEDWVKLSQAAARLAPLPLYIDDTPGLSVRDLRARARRLKAQAGSLGLIVVDYLQLVQPPRRMENRQQEIAFVSRSLKHLAKELNCPVLALSQLSRAPETRQDKRPQLSDLRESGSLEQDADVVMFIYREDYYRPDTDKPGVAEIIVAKQRNGPTGTAELAFLREYTCFVTLAKDFDF